In Nocardioides sp. W7, the genomic stretch GCCGTCCAGGTGCAGCAGCGTCAGCCGGCGCGGCGGCCGACCCAGGGTGTGCACCCGGGCGACCGTCTCCTGGCCGCGGTAGCAGCCCTTCTCGAGGTGGACCGACGGGCCGATCCAGCCGGCCTCGTTGGGGATGGTGCGCTCGTCGGTGTCGAGACCGAACCGCGGCTCGCCGCGCGCGATCCGCAAAGCCTCGAAGGCCCAGGTTCCGGCGGCCGGCCCCGCGGCATCGGCGTACGTCGTCAGCTGGTCGCGCGGGACGAGCTCGTAGGCGTCGTACCAGCCCGGGTCGGTGGCGGAGGGGGCCGACGACGGCCGCCAGGTCACCGCGAGCTCGGCGGTCACGTCGGTGACCTCGACCCGCATCATGAACCGCATCCGGTCCAGCCAGGCGACCAGCGCCGCGGCCGCTCCGGGCTCGGTGTGGGCGGTGAACGACTCGCCGTCGTCGACGCCGACGAAGGCGTGCTCGACGTGGCCCTGCGGGCTGAGCACCAGCGCCCCAATCCACTGCTTCGGCGCCAGCGCCTCGAGGTGCTGGGTGGTGAGGGAGTGCAGCCAGGTCAACCGGTCCGGTCCGGTGACGCGGAAGACGTCGCGGTGCGAGAGGTCGACGAAGCCCTCGCCGGTGTCGAGCAGCCGCTGCTCGCCGTACAGGGAGCCGTAGTGGGCCGCGACCGGGCCGTCGATCCCGTTTCCGGCCACGGCTCCCGGAAGGTCCAGGAGGGGACTGGTCATGTGGGGCACTCCTCGCACTCGCCGAACACGGTCAGGTGGCCCACGTCGGCGACGAAGCCCCTATCGGTGCGCAGGGTGTCGACGAACGGCTGCACCACCTCCGGGTCAACCGACTCGACCCGGCCACAATTCCGACAGACCAGGTGGAAGTGGGTGTGGCCGGTCACCGCGTGGTACGTCGGGGCGCGGTCGGCCAGGTGCGCGTGCCGCACCAGGCCGAGCTCCTCGAGGACCTCGAGGGTGCGGTAGACCGTGGAGATGTTGACCGCCGTGGAGTGGGTCTGGACCTCGGCGTACACCTCGTCGGGCGTCGCGTGCCGCAGCTTCTCGACGGCTCCGAGGATCAGCTCGCGCTGAGGAGTGAGCCGGTAGCCGCTCCCCCGCAGCTTGGACCTCAGGTCGTCGCTCACGTCACGCTCGCTGCAGTCGGGCCCAGGTGTGCGGCTGGAGGTCCTGGCCGACCATCGCCAGGTCGTTGGCGTAGAGCAGGTCGCCCTCGACGTTGCCGTACATCCGGTGTCCCTCGGTGACCTCCTTGGCGGTCTCGGTGAAGGACACCCCCGCGGTACGCAGCTCGACCTTGCCGCCCTCGGCCTGGCCGTACCAGATCTCGCTGATGCCGGTGTTGTGGGTGAGCAGCACCTCGAGCCGGCCGCCCGGCTTGGCCCGCCAGAAGCCCGTCTCGATCGCGCCCTCGCGGACCTTCTCGCCCGCCTCGTCGACGATCCAGGCGCGCGACATGTAGTGGAAGAACGGCCGCCCGTCGTGGGTGAAGATCAGCTCCTGGCCGAACTGGAAGCCGTCGATCGTCGGGTAGTCGCCGTGCCCGTTGCCGCGCCAGGTCCCCAGCAGCCAGGCGATCGGGCCACAGTCGGGGTGAAGGTTCTCGGGGATCTCGAACGGCATGGGGCCCAGTCTAGGAGCGGCGGGAGCTTCTCCGCCCAGGCGGAGAAACTCCCGCCTCTGTCGAGATGTTTCACACCACAGCAGCGAG encodes the following:
- a CDS encoding FABP family protein, which encodes MPFEIPENLHPDCGPIAWLLGTWRGNGHGDYPTIDGFQFGQELIFTHDGRPFFHYMSRAWIVDEAGEKVREGAIETGFWRAKPGGRLEVLLTHNTGISEIWYGQAEGGKVELRTAGVSFTETAKEVTEGHRMYGNVEGDLLYANDLAMVGQDLQPHTWARLQRA
- a CDS encoding Fur family transcriptional regulator, with protein sequence MSDDLRSKLRGSGYRLTPQRELILGAVEKLRHATPDEVYAEVQTHSTAVNISTVYRTLEVLEELGLVRHAHLADRAPTYHAVTGHTHFHLVCRNCGRVESVDPEVVQPFVDTLRTDRGFVADVGHLTVFGECEECPT
- a CDS encoding folate-binding protein; its protein translation is MTSPLLDLPGAVAGNGIDGPVAAHYGSLYGEQRLLDTGEGFVDLSHRDVFRVTGPDRLTWLHSLTTQHLEALAPKQWIGALVLSPQGHVEHAFVGVDDGESFTAHTEPGAAAALVAWLDRMRFMMRVEVTDVTAELAVTWRPSSAPSATDPGWYDAYELVPRDQLTTYADAAGPAAGTWAFEALRIARGEPRFGLDTDERTIPNEAGWIGPSVHLEKGCYRGQETVARVHTLGRPPRRLTLLHLDGSENRLPAVGSDITVAGEAGGKVIGRVGTSARHHELGPIALALLKRNVDVAATLEVDGLVAAQEVVVDPEVGLHVRPRR